In one Caballeronia sp. M1242 genomic region, the following are encoded:
- a CDS encoding cache domain-containing protein, with protein MNLKAKIVVLAIVPFALAIGGIEYGVRHQATSLARAQHATLQTAYMSSKEVELRHYVELAQSAIAPYYDAPPGDPRSDDERRQLALDTLHRLDFGPDGYFFVYTMRGKSLMHPRQPDLVGRDLWTMRDPAGELTIQQLIREASKGGGYVRYVWQRPSSGQLAPKLGYVVPLERWGWMIGTGIYLEDVETALTRIDGQAAANIDRTVMWIGGIALAALGVIALCGAVLNISEHRSADAKLKRLARQVVESQEHERARLSRELHDGISQMLVSVKLLLESALARFERSPTREAAAEAALSTGLGRLAATLREVRRISHALRPTMLDDLGLAAALEQLAREMDGQDGIEVRFERTADGKPPALPDPVNTVLFRIAQEALNNIARHAHASRATLALDIAPNGVRLVVSDNGRGFDAQSALADPASGLGLRNMRERLDTLGGTLSIQSQLGRTSITAHVPLPLAAPNLQGLSDDA; from the coding sequence ATGAACCTGAAAGCGAAGATTGTTGTGCTGGCGATCGTGCCGTTCGCGCTCGCCATTGGCGGTATCGAATATGGCGTGCGCCATCAGGCGACCTCGCTCGCCCGCGCCCAGCACGCGACGCTGCAAACGGCGTACATGTCCAGCAAGGAAGTCGAGTTGCGGCATTACGTCGAACTGGCGCAGAGCGCCATCGCGCCGTATTACGACGCGCCGCCCGGCGATCCGCGCAGCGACGACGAACGCCGCCAGCTTGCGCTCGATACGCTGCATCGTCTCGACTTCGGGCCGGACGGCTACTTTTTCGTCTACACGATGCGCGGCAAGTCGCTGATGCATCCGCGCCAGCCGGATCTCGTCGGACGAGACTTGTGGACCATGCGCGATCCCGCAGGCGAACTGACCATTCAGCAGTTGATCCGCGAAGCGTCGAAGGGCGGCGGCTACGTGCGCTATGTGTGGCAGCGGCCGTCCAGCGGCCAACTTGCGCCGAAGCTCGGCTACGTGGTGCCGCTCGAACGCTGGGGCTGGATGATCGGCACCGGCATCTATCTGGAGGATGTGGAGACGGCGCTCACGCGCATCGACGGCCAGGCCGCCGCGAACATCGACAGAACCGTGATGTGGATCGGCGGCATCGCGCTGGCGGCGCTCGGCGTGATCGCGTTGTGCGGCGCGGTGCTCAATATCAGCGAGCATCGCAGCGCGGATGCCAAGCTCAAGCGCCTCGCGCGGCAGGTGGTGGAGTCTCAGGAGCACGAACGGGCGCGGCTCTCGCGCGAACTGCACGACGGCATCAGCCAGATGCTGGTGTCCGTCAAGCTGCTGCTGGAATCGGCGCTCGCGCGCTTCGAACGGTCGCCCACGCGCGAAGCCGCCGCCGAAGCTGCGCTTTCCACCGGTCTCGGGCGTCTCGCCGCGACCTTGCGCGAAGTCCGCCGCATCTCGCACGCGCTGCGCCCCACGATGCTCGACGACCTCGGCCTCGCCGCCGCGCTGGAGCAGCTTGCCCGCGAGATGGACGGGCAGGACGGCATCGAAGTGCGCTTCGAACGGACGGCGGACGGCAAACCGCCCGCGCTGCCCGATCCGGTGAATACGGTGCTGTTTCGCATTGCGCAGGAAGCGCTGAACAACATCGCGCGGCACGCGCACGCGAGCCGGGCGACGCTTGCGCTCGATATCGCCCCGAACGGCGTGCGGCTCGTCGTCAGCGACAATGGCCGCGGTTTCGATGCGCAATCCGCGCTGGCCGATCCGGCGAGCGGCCTCGGCCTGCGCAACATGCGCGAGCGGCTGGACACGCTCGGCGGCACGCTTTCCATCCAGTCGCAACTGGGCCGCACGTCGATCACGGCGCACGTGCCGTTGCCGCTCGCCGCTCCGAACCTGCAAGGACTTTCCGATGACGCCTGA